A stretch of DNA from Shewanella sediminis HAW-EB3:
ACTATTCAACTTGCCAGTAACGAAACCACACTATAACATGGTCGGTCATTAATATAATGCAAATCAGCGCCAAGTCTGGTTATTTTATAAAGAGCAATGTCGCAATGCAGACACCTAGCCTAGAGTTAAAAGGCTCATCTTTTACGCTTTCTGTACTCCATATCAATAGCATTGATCTGGAAAAGGTGGCGAAAGAGCTTGATAGCAAACTTGCTATCGCCCCTCAGTTTTTTATTGGCGCTCCCCTTGTCGTCAATCTCAGCTCAATTTCAGACTCGAGTTATAATCTTGCCGCGCTAAAAGACCTTCTCACTTCGCGACAATTAGTGATTGTTGGGATCACAGCGGCAATAAACACCTTGTCTGAACAGGCTAAAACCTTAGGGCTGGCGATAATAAAATCGGGTAAACAGGCTCAATCTCAGCCGCAGCTACCCAAGACAACTAAATTAGTGAAGCAAAATGTTCGTTCCGGACAGCAGATCTATGCTAAAAATGGAGATCTGGTTGTCATTGGAACTGTGGGTAACGGCGCAGAGGTTATTGCCGATGGCAGCATTCATATTTATGGCACATTACGTGGTAAAGCCATGGCGGGCGCATCTGGTGACAAACACGCGGTCATCATTGCAAAAACCATGGAAGCCGAACTCGTTTCTATAGCGGGTCAATACTGGCTAACAGACAATATTCAGGCCAATAGCACAACAAAAAGTGGCTGTATTCGTCTCGATGGTGAATCTCTTACCATAGAGTCACTGCCTCTTTAAGACAGAGAAAAGGAAAGAACAACACATGACACAAATTATTGTTGTCACCTCAGGTAAAGGCGGCGTAGGTAAAACGACCTCCAGTGCCGCAATTGCAACCGGGTTGGCATTAAAGGGACACAAGACTGTCGTTGTAGATTTTGATATCGGACTTCGTAATTTAGATCTGATCATGGGCTGCGAGCGCCGAGTCGTCTATGACTTCGTTAATGTCATTAACGGCGAGGCAAATCTTAATCAGGCTTTAATCAAAGATAAACGTTGCCCGAATTTATTTGTACTTCCCGCCTCACAGACTCGTGATAAAGATGCGCTGACTAAAGAGGGCGTGGGTCGGGTACTCGATGATCTGGCTAAAGATTTTGAGTTCATCATCTGTGACTCACCTGCCGGCATCGAAACCGGGGCTATGATGGCACTCTATTTTGCCGATGTTGCCATAGTAACAACCAACCCTGAGGTCAGCTCAGTCAGAGATTCAGACCGTATTCTTGGTATGTTGCAGAGTAAATCTAAGCGTGCTGAAGAGAGTTTAGAGCCGGTTAAAGAGTTTCTGCTTTTGACCCGCTACTCACCCAGTCGAGTCACGACCGGTGAGATGCTCAGTGTCGAAGATGTCGAAGAGATCTTAGCGATTCCGCTTATCGGTGTGATCCCGGAGTCTCAAGCCGTATTGAAGGCATCGAACTCTGGTGTACCCGTTATCATGGATCAAGAGAGTGACGCAGGCAAAGCTTATAGCGACAGTGTTGATCGCTTGTTAGGTGAAGAACTTCCTTTACGTTTTATAACTGAAGAGAAGAAAGGCTTTTTAAAAAGGATATTTGGTAGCTAACTATGTCTCTACTCGATTATTTCAAAAGTAAAAAGAAGCCAAATACGGCAGTCACAGCCAAAGAACGTCTGCAGATCATCGTAGCTCATCAACGTGGCGAGAGAGATGCACCGGACTATTTTCCTCAGATGAAGCAAGAGATCATAGAGGTCATTAAAAAGTACGTGCATATTGATCCGGACCAGGTAACGGTCCAACTGGATCAAAATGACGATAAACTGTCTGTACTCGAATTGAATGTGACCTTACCAGAAGAAAAGTAACCTGAGCTCACTTTCAGCTAGCAATAAAAAAACCCGCATTTATATTGATAAGCGCGGGTTTATTTTTATCTGAGACTATACCAATTGGTATAAGAAAGTGATCTACTCAGAGTTTTTTTGGCAAACTAATTCAAGGCGAATGGATGAGAGAATGGTGATCCCTTCTGAAGTCATTCAACGCAGAAGTAGGCAG
This window harbors:
- the minC gene encoding septum site-determining protein MinC is translated as MQTPSLELKGSSFTLSVLHINSIDLEKVAKELDSKLAIAPQFFIGAPLVVNLSSISDSSYNLAALKDLLTSRQLVIVGITAAINTLSEQAKTLGLAIIKSGKQAQSQPQLPKTTKLVKQNVRSGQQIYAKNGDLVVIGTVGNGAEVIADGSIHIYGTLRGKAMAGASGDKHAVIIAKTMEAELVSIAGQYWLTDNIQANSTTKSGCIRLDGESLTIESLPL
- the minD gene encoding septum site-determining protein MinD, with the protein product MTQIIVVTSGKGGVGKTTSSAAIATGLALKGHKTVVVDFDIGLRNLDLIMGCERRVVYDFVNVINGEANLNQALIKDKRCPNLFVLPASQTRDKDALTKEGVGRVLDDLAKDFEFIICDSPAGIETGAMMALYFADVAIVTTNPEVSSVRDSDRILGMLQSKSKRAEESLEPVKEFLLLTRYSPSRVTTGEMLSVEDVEEILAIPLIGVIPESQAVLKASNSGVPVIMDQESDAGKAYSDSVDRLLGEELPLRFITEEKKGFLKRIFGS
- the minE gene encoding cell division topological specificity factor MinE, whose translation is MSLLDYFKSKKKPNTAVTAKERLQIIVAHQRGERDAPDYFPQMKQEIIEVIKKYVHIDPDQVTVQLDQNDDKLSVLELNVTLPEEK